In Peptococcaceae bacterium, a single window of DNA contains:
- a CDS encoding carbohydrate-binding protein, translating into MPRKATPKNKARSSIVEEGISITPIPATEGETITITYDGLLAKSGAKSIYTHIGYGSNDHWADIEDIPMSRLPHGWTCDILPKKERMNFCFHDGANNWDNNYGRNWSISIHNGEDV; encoded by the coding sequence GAAAAGCAACGCCCAAAAATAAAGCGCGCAGTTCGATTGTCGAGGAGGGAATCAGTATTACGCCTATCCCGGCGACCGAAGGCGAAACGATTACCATCACTTACGACGGGTTGCTTGCCAAAAGCGGGGCCAAAAGTATTTATACACATATCGGCTATGGGAGCAATGACCACTGGGCCGACATCGAGGATATCCCCATGAGCAGGCTTCCGCATGGATGGACCTGCGACATACTGCCCAAAAAGGAAAGAATGAACTTTTGCTTTCACGACGGAGCGAACAACTGGGATAACAATTACGGGCGCAATTGGAGCATTTCCATCCACAACGGGGAAGATGTGTGA